One Dictyostelium discoideum AX4 chromosome 3 chromosome, whole genome shotgun sequence genomic region harbors:
- a CDS encoding molybdenum cofactor sulfurase domain-containing protein, whose translation MDKSILLKYSVVIFSSALLMYSLKKYFISENDINRLSKINENQIKIENIIIYPVKACKGIELKKCKLTEYGFENDRRWMIIYNNRYCAQKAYPILSTIETSFSKDGEFLIISKKGIEKQLKISTKPLQLQQLDEKRIYNNVAMFDNQSQCYDEGDECAQWLDQVIGGSADGTTADKGFRLVQMCPEGIWQRKIRTHMSDNLNANTQASKLYKNSLSNSCQIMILSKESIHETNIRIDKTRKEKGEQIQAHLGWDRYRPNILISGVNTFEEDNWKLISISSSSSSSSSSNDNDNNNVELTIAEANARCPVVVVDQVNGIMDPYNDDEPLRTLKTFRKVTCKIGEKVLLGTYAVIDNSKFINRVIHVGDSINVLKTGFTSNYYSEIEKPQTQQQA comes from the exons atggataaatcaatattattaaaatattcagTAGTAATTTTTTCAAGTGCATTATTAATGTATagtttgaaaaaatattttattagtgaaaatgatattaatagattaagtaaaattaatgaaaatcaaattaaaattgaaaatatcattatttatccAG ttAAAGCATGTAAAggtattgaattaaaaaaatgtaaattaaCAGAATATggatttgaaaatgatagaaGATGGatgattatttataataatagatatTGTGCACAAAAAGCGTATCcaatattatcaacaattgaaacatcattttcaaaagatggtgaatttttaataatttcaaaaaaaggtattgaaaaacaattaaaaatttcaactaaaccattacaattacaacaattagATGAAAAgagaatttataataatgttGCAATGTTTGATAACCAATCACAATGTTATGATGAAGGTGATGAATGTGCACAATGGTTAGATCAAGTCATTGGTGGTAGTGCTGATGGTACTACTGCTGATAAAGGTTTTAGATTAGTTCAAATGTGTCCAGAAGGTATTTGGCAAAGAAAGATTCGTACTCATATGAGTGATAATTTGAATGCCAATACCCAAGCTTCTAAACTCTACAAGAACTCTTTATCAAATAGTTGTCAAATTATGATTTTATCAAAAGAATCGATTCATGAAACTAATATTAGAATTGACAAAACTCGTAAAGAGAAAGGTGAACAAATTCAAGCACACCTTGGTTGGGATAGATATCGTCCAAATATTCTAATTTCTGGTGTTAATACTTTTGAAGAAGATAATTGGAAATTAATTAgtatatcatcatcatcatcatcatcatcatcatcaaatgataatgataataataatgttgaatTAACCATTGCAGAAGCAAATGCACGTTGTccagtagttgtagttgatcAAGTTAATGGTATAATGGATCcatataatgatgatgaaccaTTAAGAACTTTGAAAACTTTTAGAAAGGTAACTTGTAAAATTGGTGAAAAAGTTTTACTTGGAACTTATGCTGTCATTGATAATAGCAAATTCATCAATAGGGTTATTCATGTCGGTGATTCAATTAATGTATTAAAAACTGGTTTCacttcaaattattattctgAGATTGAAAAACCacaaacacaacaacaagcttaa